CCCAGGGACTTCTGCCGTTCCTGCTCCCGATGAGTGTCGTGCTTTTTGAGCCGACGGTGAAGGAGCGAAGGCGAATGATTCCGTTTCTAGCTCTTGGCACAGGATTGACGCTGTATACGTTGTGGGCGTTGATTGCATACCCGCTGGAGGTTTCCGTAAAGGGACACAGCATCGTGTATGTGAACCAGGGTACGAACCACACTGAAGTCGCAGTCCTATACGTTGCTGCGACTTGCGGCACGCTGTTCTTTTCGAAGATCAGAGATATGGTGATCTTTGGCGCGGCCAACCTGGTAATTCTGCTGGTGGTGATGGAAGTAAAGCGATATGCGTTTACGTCGCTGTGGTGCGCGTACGGAGCCATGTCGAGCCTGATTATCCTGGCGTACTTCTGGAAGAGCCGGTTTCACCGGCCCTTTCAATACGCTCACGCGACTTGAGTCGGGGAGCTCCGGCGGTTTGTCTTCTGACCTGTTAACCGAGGCTGCGCTATGCCGTAGTAGGGATATGCGGCTGCGCGAAGGCGTCCGCCTGGGAGGGTGAGCAGGATGAGATGGTCTGCGGGAATGCGGATGGTGGGGGTGGGTGTATTGGCCGGCGCGATGATTGCGCCGATGGCGGTGGGGGCGCAGGCGCCGGCGCCGGTGCAGGTCCAACCGGCCGCGGCTGCTGAAACGCAACAGGAGCTCGGCGCAACGCAGCAGCAATTGATGCAACTGCTGCGGTTGAGTCCGACGCTGGCTGAGGTGGTGTCGAGCGATCCGTCGCTGCTGGCGGACCAGCAGTATGTGGCGAAGAGCAATCCGGAGCTGGCGGCGTTCCTGGCGCAGCATCCGGAGATTGGGCGCAATCCTTCGTTCTGGCTGTTTTCTGAGCTGCGCAGCCCGCAACAGAGGTACTACGAAATACTGCAGCCGAAACAGGGCTTTGAGGAGAGACGATCTGCTCCGAGCCCGGCTCATGAAGTGATCGAGTCGCTTGCGCCGGTGGTTGTGATGATCGTGCTGCTGTGTGCGCTGGCGTGGATCCTCCGCACGTTAGCGGAGAACCGGCGATGGACGAAGGTTTTCACGCTACAGAGCGAGGTGCATGCAAAGCTGATCGACCGCTTTGCTACCAACCAGGAACTGCTGAACTACATGGAGACGGAGCCGGGCAAGCGCTTCCTGCAGGCGGCGCCGATTGTGACCGAGACAGAGTCTCGGCGGATGCCGAACCTCGTGTCCCGGATGATCGCGACCTTGCAGGTGGGGCTGGTGCTGACGTTGCTGGGTGCGGGACTGTTGTCGCTGAAGAACGTCGTGGGTGACGCGGGAACCACGATGCTGGTGCTGGGAATCGTCGCGTTGATGCCGGGAATCGGGCTTATTCTGTCGGCGGGCGCGTTGTGGGTGCTGGGGCGGCGGCTGAACCTGATGGAGATGCCGCACGTACAGTCGGAGATGGATCTTCGGGGGCGCGAGTGAGGCTAGGTGAGGCCGCGCTCCGGATGAGGGTGTCGCGATGACCTGGGATGAGGTTCTCGACAGTGTGCAGGCGGGTGAGAGCGCTGCAGCCGAGTCGCGCATGGACAGAGATGCGTTTGCTGGATTCTACGAACGGACAGCGCGGCCGCTGTGGGCGTACCTGATGCGGGTGTCGGGCGATCCGGCGCTGGCGGATGACCTGGTGCAGGAGAGCTTTGTGCGGATGCTGTGCTCGACGACGCCGCTGGATGGCGAGGTGCATGCCAAGCGCTACCTTTTCCGCATCGCGACGAATCTGTTGCGGGACTACTGGCGGAGGCCGAAGGCGTCGTCGATTGAAGATGTGCCGGAGGGCATGTTTGCGAGAGATGGCGGCGATGGGGCGGATGCGCAGATGATGCTGGAGCCGCGGCTGTTGCAGCTTCGTCCGCGAGAACGGCAGTTGTTGTGGCTGGCGCACGCGGAGGGATACTCGCACAAGGAGATTGCCGAGATTATGGGGCTACGGTCTCCGAGCATACGGTTGATGCTGTTCCGCGCACGGCGAAGGATGGCGGATCTGCTGGGCGAGGAGTGTGCGTGATGATGCGCTGCGGCCGGACTGCGGAGATCGACGAGCTGCTGCGGCTGGGGCACTGGCCTGAGGCCGCTGGTACGGAGTTGCAG
This Acidobacteriaceae bacterium DNA region includes the following protein-coding sequences:
- a CDS encoding DUF6629 family protein; translated protein: MCFSATANFVGSGVLGSIGVATLTKVKHRRELLFAALPTLFAVHQLIEGFVWLGLDGVLSPQVTHDMGAAFVLYAQGLLPFLLPMSVVLFEPTVKERRRMIPFLALGTGLTLYTLWALIAYPLEVSVKGHSIVYVNQGTNHTEVAVLYVAATCGTLFFSKIRDMVIFGAANLVILLVVMEVKRYAFTSLWCAYGAMSSLIILAYFWKSRFHRPFQYAHAT
- a CDS encoding sigma-70 family RNA polymerase sigma factor, which produces MTWDEVLDSVQAGESAAAESRMDRDAFAGFYERTARPLWAYLMRVSGDPALADDLVQESFVRMLCSTTPLDGEVHAKRYLFRIATNLLRDYWRRPKASSIEDVPEGMFARDGGDGADAQMMLEPRLLQLRPRERQLLWLAHAEGYSHKEIAEIMGLRSPSIRLMLFRARRRMADLLGEECA